Proteins from a genomic interval of Pseudomonas versuta:
- a CDS encoding ATP-binding cassette domain-containing protein: MTLLKFSDVSLAFGSMPLLDKVSWQIARGERVCIIGRNGTGKSSMMKLVKGDQKPDDGSVWRAPGLKIGELPQELPAADERTVFDVVAEGLDGVGELLAQYHHLSQNIVTDADLDKLMHVQQDLEARDGWRLQQLVDSTLSRLQLPADKTLAELSGGWRRRVLLAQALVSEPDLLLLDEPTNHLDIGAIAWLEEALMGFQGAVLFITHDRSFLQNLATRILELDRGGLIDWNGDYASFLVHKEATLAAEETANALFDKRLAQEEVWIRQGIKARRTRNEGRVRALKELRVERSERRERTGKANIQLDTADKSGKQVMVLENVSFAHPGGPFLLKDFSMVLQRGDRIGLLGANGTGKTTLLKLMLGGLVPTEGTVEEGTRIDVAYFDQLRHQLDLEKTVIDNVAEGRDFIDIDGQSRHVLSYLGDFLFSPQRARTPVKALSGGERARLLLAKLFSKPANLLVLDEPTNDLDVETLELLEEVLLTFKGTVLMVSHDRAFLDNVVTSTLVFQGEGKVREYVGGYQDWLRQGGSPRLLGVTESKSGKADLASAVVTAEPAAAAAAPAPAAKKKLSYKLQRELEALPGDIDAKEQAIAAVEAEMADAGFYQLPAAKTAEVIARLEKLQAELEQLVERWAELDA, translated from the coding sequence ATGACCCTGCTCAAATTCAGCGATGTGTCCCTTGCTTTCGGCTCTATGCCGTTGTTGGACAAGGTGTCCTGGCAGATCGCCCGTGGAGAGCGGGTGTGCATCATCGGCCGCAACGGCACCGGAAAGTCCAGCATGATGAAGCTGGTAAAAGGTGATCAAAAACCCGATGACGGCTCTGTTTGGCGCGCGCCCGGCCTCAAGATTGGCGAATTGCCGCAAGAGTTGCCTGCGGCCGACGAACGGACCGTGTTCGACGTGGTTGCCGAAGGTCTGGACGGTGTAGGTGAGCTGCTCGCGCAGTATCACCACCTGAGCCAGAACATCGTTACCGATGCTGACCTGGACAAGCTGATGCACGTCCAGCAAGACCTCGAAGCCCGTGATGGCTGGCGCTTGCAGCAATTGGTAGACAGCACCCTGAGCCGTCTGCAGCTGCCGGCTGACAAAACCCTGGCCGAGTTGTCCGGCGGCTGGCGTCGTCGCGTCCTGCTGGCACAGGCTCTGGTTTCCGAACCGGACCTGCTGCTGCTCGACGAACCGACCAACCACCTGGACATCGGCGCCATTGCCTGGCTCGAAGAGGCCTTGATGGGCTTCCAGGGCGCGGTTCTGTTTATCACGCACGACCGATCTTTCCTGCAAAATCTGGCCACCCGGATTCTGGAACTGGACCGTGGCGGCCTGATCGACTGGAACGGCGACTACGCCAGCTTCCTGGTGCACAAGGAAGCCACTCTGGCTGCGGAAGAAACGGCTAACGCCCTGTTCGACAAGCGTCTGGCCCAGGAAGAAGTGTGGATTCGCCAGGGCATCAAGGCACGCCGCACCCGTAACGAAGGCCGTGTTCGTGCCCTCAAAGAGTTGCGCGTAGAGCGCAGCGAACGTCGCGAGCGTACCGGCAAAGCCAACATCCAGCTGGATACGGCAGACAAGTCCGGCAAGCAAGTGATGGTGCTGGAAAACGTCAGCTTTGCTCACCCGGGCGGCCCGTTCCTGCTCAAAGACTTCTCGATGGTGCTGCAACGCGGCGACCGTATCGGTCTGCTGGGTGCCAACGGTACCGGTAAAACCACGCTGCTGAAGCTGATGCTGGGCGGTCTGGTGCCTACCGAGGGTACGGTTGAAGAGGGCACGCGCATTGACGTGGCGTACTTCGACCAACTGCGTCACCAGCTGGACCTGGAAAAAACCGTGATCGATAACGTGGCCGAAGGCCGCGACTTTATCGACATCGACGGTCAGAGCCGCCACGTTCTCAGCTACCTGGGAGACTTTCTGTTCAGCCCTCAGCGTGCCCGCACGCCGGTCAAGGCGCTGTCAGGTGGTGAACGTGCACGTCTGTTGCTGGCCAAGCTGTTCAGCAAGCCGGCTAACCTGCTGGTGCTCGATGAGCCGACCAACGACCTGGACGTTGAAACTCTGGAGCTGCTCGAAGAGGTCTTGCTGACCTTCAAAGGCACCGTGCTGATGGTCAGTCACGACCGGGCATTCCTCGACAACGTGGTCACCAGCACTCTGGTTTTCCAGGGTGAAGGCAAGGTACGTGAATACGTCGGTGGCTATCAGGACTGGCTGCGTCAGGGCGGTTCGCCGCGCCTGCTGGGCGTTACCGAGAGCAAATCGGGCAAGGCTGACCTGGCCTCGGCTGTGGTCACCGCTGAGCCGGCTGCGGCCGCCGCAGCGCCTGCACCGGCAGCGAAAAAGAAGCTGAGCTACAAGCTGCAGCGCGAGCTGGAAGCGTTGCCAGGCGATATCGATGCGAAAGAGCAGGCCATTGCCGCCGTTGAAGCTGAAATGGCTGATGCGGGCTTCTATCAGCTGCCAGCCGCTAAAACGGCTGAAGTGATCGCCAGGCTTGAGAAGTTGCAGGCCGAACTGGAGCAACTGGTTGAGCGCTGGGCTGAGCTGGATGCCTGA
- a CDS encoding universal stress protein → MSTPKPYSHILVAVDLTEECDPVIYRASASAEANGAKLSLIHIVEPMAMAFGGDVPMDLSQLQQQQFDQAKERLERLIDIYPQLSKDNCKLAYGQPRQEIHGFAKEHGCDLIVVGSHGRHGLALLLGSTANDVLHGAPCDVLAVSLKKPE, encoded by the coding sequence ATGTCCACGCCAAAGCCCTACTCACACATCCTGGTTGCCGTCGATCTGACCGAAGAGTGCGACCCTGTGATCTATCGCGCCAGCGCGAGCGCCGAGGCCAACGGAGCCAAACTGTCACTGATCCACATCGTTGAGCCGATGGCCATGGCATTTGGCGGCGATGTTCCAATGGACCTGTCGCAACTGCAACAACAGCAGTTTGATCAAGCCAAGGAACGACTTGAGCGCCTGATCGACATTTACCCGCAACTGTCCAAAGACAACTGCAAGCTCGCCTACGGCCAGCCGCGCCAGGAAATCCACGGCTTCGCCAAAGAGCATGGCTGTGATTTGATCGTGGTCGGCAGCCACGGCCGTCACGGCCTGGCCCTGTTGCTGGGCTCCACTGCCAACGACGTGCTGCATGGCGCTCCGTGCGACGTACTGGCAGTCAGCCTGAAAAAACCCGAGTAA
- the fadB gene encoding fatty acid oxidation complex subunit alpha FadB, with product MIYEGKAITVTALESGIVELKFDLKGESVNKFNRLTLNELRQAVDAIKADASVKGVIVSSGKDVFIVGADITEFVENFKLPDAELIAGNLEANKIFSAFEDLDVPTVAAINGIALGGGLEMCLAADFRVMADSAKIGLPEVKLGIYPGFGGTVRLPRLIGVDNAVEWIASGKENRAEDALKVGAVDAVVTADKLGTAALDLIKRAISGELDYKAKRQPKLEKLKLNAIEQMMAFETAKGFVAGQAGPNYPAPVEAIKTIQKAANFGRDKALEVEAAGFAKLAKTSASQCLIGLFLNDQELKKKAKAYDKIAKDVKQAAVLGAGIMGGGIAYQSASKGTPILMKDINEHGIEQGLAEAAKLLVGRVDKGRMTPAKMAEVLNGIRPTLSYGDFGNVDLVVEAVVENPKVKQAVLAEVENHVREDAILASNTSTISISLLAKALKRPENFVGMHFFNPVHMMPLVEVIRGEKSSDLAVATTVAYAKKMGKNPIVVNDCPGFLVNRVLFPYFGGFAKLVSAGVDFVRIDKVMEKFGWPMGPAYLMDVVGIDTGHHGRDVMAEGFPDRMKDDRRSAIDALYEAKRLGQKNGKGFYAYEEDKRGKQKKVVDSSVLEVLKPIVYEQREVTDEDIINWMMIPLCLETVRCLEDGIVETAAEADMGLVYGIGFPLFRGGALRYIDSIGVAQFVALADQYAELGALYHPTAKLREMAKNGQSFFG from the coding sequence ATGATTTACGAAGGTAAAGCCATCACGGTTACGGCTCTTGAAAGTGGCATCGTCGAACTCAAGTTCGATCTCAAGGGTGAGTCCGTCAACAAGTTCAACCGTCTAACCCTGAACGAATTGCGTCAGGCAGTGGATGCGATCAAGGCAGATGCTTCGGTCAAGGGTGTCATTGTTTCCAGCGGCAAAGACGTGTTTATCGTCGGCGCAGACATCACCGAATTCGTCGAAAATTTCAAGTTGCCGGATGCCGAGCTGATCGCGGGTAACCTCGAAGCCAACAAAATCTTCAGTGCTTTCGAAGACCTCGACGTGCCTACCGTTGCGGCCATCAATGGCATCGCATTGGGCGGCGGTCTGGAAATGTGCCTGGCAGCGGATTTCCGCGTCATGGCCGACAGCGCCAAAATCGGCCTGCCGGAAGTCAAACTTGGCATCTACCCCGGTTTCGGTGGCACCGTCCGTTTGCCACGTCTGATCGGTGTTGATAACGCTGTTGAATGGATTGCCTCCGGTAAAGAAAACCGCGCCGAAGACGCCCTGAAAGTCGGCGCCGTTGATGCTGTTGTAACCGCTGACAAGCTGGGCACGGCTGCACTGGACCTGATCAAGCGCGCCATCAGTGGCGAGCTGGATTACAAGGCCAAGCGCCAGCCAAAGCTTGAAAAACTCAAGCTGAACGCAATTGAACAAATGATGGCTTTCGAAACCGCCAAAGGTTTCGTGGCCGGCCAGGCGGGTCCGAACTATCCGGCCCCGGTTGAAGCGATCAAAACTATCCAGAAAGCCGCGAACTTCGGTCGTGACAAGGCGCTGGAAGTTGAAGCGGCAGGTTTTGCCAAGCTGGCAAAAACATCGGCTTCGCAATGCCTGATCGGGCTGTTCCTGAACGATCAGGAACTGAAGAAAAAAGCCAAGGCCTACGACAAGATCGCCAAAGACGTGAAGCAGGCTGCCGTACTCGGCGCAGGCATCATGGGTGGCGGTATTGCCTATCAGTCCGCGTCCAAAGGCACGCCGATCCTGATGAAAGACATCAACGAACACGGCATCGAGCAAGGTCTGGCAGAAGCCGCCAAGCTGCTGGTCGGTCGCGTTGATAAAGGTCGCATGACCCCGGCGAAAATGGCTGAGGTGCTCAACGGTATTCGCCCGACTCTGTCTTACGGTGATTTTGGCAACGTCGACCTGGTGGTCGAAGCCGTTGTCGAGAACCCTAAGGTCAAGCAGGCCGTTCTGGCCGAGGTGGAAAACCACGTCCGCGAAGATGCCATTCTGGCGTCCAACACTTCGACTATCTCCATCAGTTTGTTGGCCAAGGCCCTCAAGCGTCCGGAGAACTTTGTCGGCATGCACTTCTTCAACCCGGTGCACATGATGCCGCTGGTTGAAGTGATTCGTGGCGAGAAATCCAGCGACCTGGCAGTAGCAACCACCGTTGCTTACGCCAAGAAAATGGGCAAAAACCCGATCGTGGTCAACGACTGCCCGGGCTTTTTGGTCAACCGCGTACTGTTCCCGTACTTCGGCGGTTTCGCCAAGCTGGTCAGCGCCGGTGTCGACTTTGTGCGCATCGACAAAGTGATGGAGAAATTCGGCTGGCCGATGGGCCCTGCCTACCTGATGGACGTGGTCGGTATCGATACCGGTCACCACGGCCGTGACGTGATGGCTGAAGGCTTCCCGGATCGTATGAAAGACGATCGCCGTTCGGCGATTGACGCTCTGTACGAAGCCAAGCGTCTGGGTCAGAAGAACGGCAAGGGCTTCTACGCCTACGAAGAAGACAAGCGCGGCAAGCAGAAGAAAGTCGTTGATTCCAGCGTCCTTGAAGTGCTCAAGCCGATTGTCTACGAGCAACGCGAAGTGACCGACGAAGACATCATCAACTGGATGATGATCCCGCTGTGTCTGGAAACCGTGCGCTGCCTGGAAGACGGCATCGTTGAAACCGCAGCCGAGGCCGATATGGGCCTGGTATACGGCATTGGCTTCCCGCTGTTCCGTGGCGGCGCATTGCGCTACATCGACTCGATCGGTGTTGCACAGTTCGTGGCCCTGGCTGATCAGTACGCTGAACTGGGCGCGCTGTACCACCCGACTGCGAAGCTGCGCGAGATGGCCAAAAACGGTCAGAGCTTCTTCGGTTAA
- the fadA gene encoding acetyl-CoA C-acyltransferase FadA, translating into MSLNPRDVVIVDFGRTPMGRSKGGMHRNTRAEDMSAHLISKVLERNNKVDPNEVEDVIWGCVNQTLEQGWNIARMASLMTQIPHTSAAQTVSRLCGSSMSALHTAAQAIMTGNGDVFVVGGVEHMGHVSMMHGVDPNPHMSLYAAKASGMMGLTAEMLGKMHGITREQQDAFAVRSHQLAHKATIEGKFKDEIIPMQGYDENGFLKMFDYDETIRPETTLESLAALKPAFNPKGGTVTAGTSSQITDGASCMIVMSAQRAKDLGLEPLAVIRSMAVAGVDPAIMGYGPVPATQKALKRAGLNMADIDFIELNEAFAAQALPVLKDLKVLDKMNEKVNLHGGAIALGHPFGCSGARISGTLLNVMKQNGGTFGLSTMCIGLGQGIATVFERV; encoded by the coding sequence ATGAGCTTGAATCCTAGAGACGTGGTGATTGTTGACTTCGGTCGCACCCCGATGGGCCGCTCCAAGGGTGGCATGCACCGCAACACCCGTGCTGAAGACATGTCTGCGCACCTGATCAGCAAAGTGCTGGAGCGCAACAACAAGGTTGACCCGAACGAAGTGGAAGACGTGATCTGGGGCTGTGTAAACCAGACCCTGGAGCAGGGCTGGAACATCGCGCGCATGGCGTCGCTGATGACCCAGATCCCTCATACTTCGGCCGCGCAAACCGTGAGCCGCTTGTGCGGTTCGTCCATGAGCGCCCTGCACACTGCTGCGCAAGCAATCATGACCGGTAACGGTGACGTTTTCGTGGTGGGTGGCGTCGAGCATATGGGTCACGTAAGCATGATGCACGGCGTTGATCCTAACCCGCACATGTCGCTGTACGCGGCCAAAGCCTCGGGAATGATGGGTCTGACCGCTGAAATGCTGGGCAAGATGCATGGCATCACCCGCGAGCAGCAGGATGCTTTCGCCGTGCGTTCTCACCAGTTGGCTCACAAGGCGACCATTGAAGGCAAGTTCAAGGACGAAATAATCCCTATGCAGGGTTATGACGAAAATGGCTTCCTGAAAATGTTCGACTATGACGAGACCATTCGTCCGGAAACCACCCTGGAAAGCCTCGCGGCGTTGAAGCCTGCCTTCAACCCTAAAGGCGGGACCGTGACAGCGGGCACGTCATCGCAGATCACCGACGGTGCATCGTGCATGATCGTGATGTCGGCACAGCGTGCAAAAGACCTGGGTCTGGAACCGCTGGCGGTGATTCGTTCGATGGCAGTTGCCGGTGTGGATCCGGCGATCATGGGCTATGGTCCAGTACCGGCTACGCAAAAAGCACTGAAGCGCGCGGGCTTGAATATGGCCGATATCGACTTCATTGAGCTCAACGAAGCTTTCGCCGCACAGGCCCTGCCAGTGCTGAAAGATCTGAAAGTGCTCGACAAGATGAATGAGAAGGTTAACCTGCACGGCGGTGCCATCGCCTTGGGCCATCCATTTGGATGCTCGGGTGCTCGTATCTCCGGCACTTTGCTCAATGTGATGAAGCAAAATGGCGGCACTTTCGGGTTGTCCACCATGTGCATTGGTCTTGGCCAGGGCATTGCCACTGTCTTCGAACGCGTTTAA
- a CDS encoding DUF1653 domain-containing protein, giving the protein MSVQLGLYQHYKGPQYRVFNVARHSETEEEVVFYQALHGEFGYWVRPLQMFIETVEYEGETVPRFALVKAEPSIFPTP; this is encoded by the coding sequence ATGTCGGTACAACTTGGGCTCTATCAGCACTATAAAGGCCCGCAATATCGGGTGTTCAATGTGGCGCGTCACTCTGAGACCGAAGAGGAAGTCGTGTTTTACCAGGCTTTGCATGGTGAATTCGGCTATTGGGTACGTCCGCTGCAGATGTTCATTGAAACGGTCGAATATGAGGGCGAAACAGTCCCTCGTTTCGCACTGGTAAAGGCTGAGCCAAGCATTTTCCCCACGCCATAA
- the topA gene encoding type I DNA topoisomerase: MGKSLVIVESPAKAKTINKYLGNEYVVKSSIGHIRDLPTSGSASATKEPAAKRGKAAAGEVPALSPKEKAQKQLISRMGVDPEHGWKAKYEILPGKEKVIEELRRLAKDADTIYLATDLDREGEAIAWHLREAIGGDDSRYKRVVFNEITKKAIQEAFSKPGELDINRVNAQQARRFLDRVVGYMVSPLLWAKIARGLSAGRVQSVAVKLVVEREREIRAFNPEEYWEIHADLGTAKGAKVRFDVAREKGEAFKPLNETQAMAALEKLKASNYTISKREDKPTSSKPSAPFITSTLQQAASNRLGFGVKKTMMMAQRLYEAGYITYMRTDSTNLSADAVEMARNYIEGEFGASYLPPAPNVYSSKEGAQEAHEAIRPSDVNTDPSKLSGMERDAERLYELIWRQFVACQMLPAKYLSTTVSVAAGDFELRAKGRILKFDGYTRVMPQIAKPGDDDVLPDMAQGDVLKLIELDPSQHFTKPPARYSEASLVKEMEKRGIGRPSTYAAIIGTIQDRGYVALHNRRFYSEKMGDIVTERLSESFSDLMDYGFTAGMEENLDDVAHGERDWKNVLDEFYGDFKKKLEVAAAPEGGMRANQPVMTDIPCKECGRPMQIRTASTGVFLGCSGYSLPPKERCKATVNLVPGDEIAADDEGESESLVLLGKHRCPICSTAMDAYLLDEKHKLHICGNNPDCTGYEIEEGSYRIKGYEGPSLECDKCGSEMQLKTGRFGKFFGCTNAECKNTRKLLKSGEAAPPKMDPVKMPELKCEKVNDTYILRDGASGLFLAASQFPKNRETRAPLVIEIVPHKDEIDPKYHFLCEAPKKDPDGRPAVIRYSRKTKEQYVQTEVEGKPTGWRAFYDGKSWKVEDKRKEKDA, translated from the coding sequence ATGGGCAAATCGCTGGTCATTGTGGAATCCCCGGCTAAGGCCAAGACCATCAACAAGTACTTGGGTAACGAGTACGTGGTGAAGTCGAGTATCGGCCATATCCGAGACCTGCCCACCAGCGGTTCGGCTAGCGCCACCAAAGAACCTGCTGCCAAGCGCGGCAAGGCTGCTGCTGGTGAGGTGCCGGCCCTGTCGCCCAAAGAGAAAGCTCAAAAGCAGCTGATCTCGCGCATGGGTGTCGATCCGGAGCATGGCTGGAAAGCCAAGTACGAGATCCTCCCGGGCAAGGAAAAGGTCATCGAAGAGCTGCGCCGGCTCGCCAAGGATGCTGACACCATCTATCTCGCAACCGACTTGGATCGCGAGGGGGAAGCCATTGCCTGGCACCTGCGCGAAGCCATCGGTGGTGATGACAGCCGCTACAAGCGCGTGGTGTTCAACGAAATCACCAAGAAGGCGATTCAGGAAGCCTTCTCCAAGCCGGGCGAGCTGGACATCAACCGTGTCAACGCTCAGCAGGCGCGTCGTTTCCTCGACCGCGTGGTGGGCTACATGGTTTCGCCACTGCTGTGGGCGAAAATCGCCCGTGGCCTGTCGGCCGGTCGTGTGCAATCGGTAGCCGTTAAGCTGGTGGTCGAGCGTGAGCGTGAAATTCGTGCGTTCAACCCCGAAGAGTACTGGGAAATCCACGCAGACCTTGGCACTGCCAAGGGTGCGAAAGTGCGCTTCGACGTTGCCCGTGAAAAGGGCGAAGCCTTCAAGCCGCTGAACGAAACTCAGGCCATGGCGGCGCTGGAGAAGCTAAAAGCCTCCAACTACACCATCTCCAAGCGTGAAGACAAGCCGACCAGCAGCAAGCCTTCTGCACCCTTCATTACCTCCACCCTGCAACAGGCCGCGAGCAATCGCCTGGGCTTCGGGGTGAAGAAAACCATGATGATGGCCCAGCGTTTGTACGAAGCCGGCTACATCACGTATATGCGTACCGACTCCACCAACCTCTCGGCTGACGCGGTTGAAATGGCGCGCAACTACATCGAGGGTGAGTTCGGTGCGTCCTACCTGCCGCCGGCACCGAACGTGTACAGCAGCAAGGAAGGCGCTCAGGAGGCTCACGAAGCAATTCGTCCTTCTGACGTTAATACCGATCCAAGCAAGCTGTCGGGCATGGAGCGTGATGCTGAGCGGCTCTACGAGCTGATCTGGCGCCAGTTTGTTGCTTGCCAGATGCTGCCGGCCAAATACCTGTCAACCACCGTCAGCGTCGCTGCCGGTGACTTTGAGCTGCGCGCCAAGGGCCGCATCCTGAAGTTCGACGGCTATACCCGGGTCATGCCGCAAATTGCCAAGCCGGGCGACGACGATGTGCTGCCGGACATGGCGCAGGGCGACGTGCTGAAATTGATCGAACTCGATCCTAGCCAGCACTTCACCAAGCCACCTGCGCGTTACTCCGAAGCCAGTCTGGTTAAAGAGATGGAAAAACGCGGTATCGGTCGTCCCTCGACCTACGCCGCGATCATCGGCACCATTCAGGACCGTGGTTACGTGGCGCTGCATAACCGTCGCTTCTACTCCGAAAAAATGGGTGACATCGTTACCGAACGTTTGTCCGAGAGCTTCTCTGACCTGATGGACTACGGCTTTACCGCCGGTATGGAAGAGAATCTCGATGATGTGGCGCACGGTGAGCGCGACTGGAAAAACGTGCTGGACGAGTTCTACGGCGACTTCAAAAAGAAACTTGAAGTAGCGGCTGCACCGGAAGGCGGGATGCGTGCCAACCAGCCGGTAATGACCGACATTCCGTGCAAGGAATGCGGGCGTCCGATGCAGATACGTACTGCGTCGACCGGTGTGTTCCTGGGTTGCTCGGGCTATAGCCTGCCTCCTAAAGAGCGCTGCAAGGCTACGGTTAATCTCGTACCCGGCGACGAAATTGCTGCCGACGACGAGGGTGAGTCCGAATCGCTGGTACTGCTGGGCAAGCACCGTTGCCCGATTTGCAGCACCGCGATGGATGCTTACCTGCTGGATGAGAAGCACAAGCTGCATATCTGCGGTAACAACCCGGATTGCACGGGCTACGAAATTGAAGAAGGCAGCTACCGCATCAAGGGCTACGAAGGGCCAAGCCTGGAGTGTGACAAGTGCGGTAGCGAGATGCAGCTCAAGACCGGTCGCTTCGGCAAGTTCTTCGGTTGCACCAACGCTGAATGCAAGAACACCCGTAAATTGCTGAAAAGTGGTGAGGCTGCGCCGCCGAAAATGGATCCGGTGAAAATGCCGGAGCTCAAATGCGAGAAGGTCAACGACACGTATATCTTGCGTGACGGTGCTTCGGGGTTGTTCCTGGCGGCCAGTCAGTTTCCGAAAAACCGCGAGACCCGTGCGCCGCTGGTCATCGAAATTGTTCCGCACAAAGACGAGATCGATCCCAAGTATCACTTCCTGTGTGAGGCGCCGAAAAAAGACCCGGATGGTCGTCCTGCGGTAATTCGCTACAGTCGCAAGACCAAAGAGCAGTACGTGCAGACTGAAGTTGAGGGCAAACCAACCGGCTGGCGTGCTTTCTACGACGGCAAGAGCTGGAAAGTTGAAGACAAGCGTAAAGAGAAAGACGCTTGA
- a CDS encoding DUF6586 family protein: protein MAHELYTRTNQKIYFAGLALEAMNKAGEGRAMNAQALVQAERESAVFHLYGALLGLCHEIAGFYRLPQASAPRVELLLTQEVLEAIAIPELAEMVELARAPQTWLAQLIATHGALYQPLQAPKKVKADVFQPLIVAVNLDDETPHELSRETLEEWRQNLKSLAIRFRDGLNEC from the coding sequence ATGGCCCATGAACTCTATACCCGTACCAATCAGAAAATCTATTTCGCCGGTCTGGCCCTGGAGGCCATGAACAAGGCCGGCGAAGGTCGGGCCATGAATGCTCAGGCGCTGGTGCAGGCTGAGCGAGAGTCGGCGGTGTTCCATTTATATGGTGCGCTGTTGGGGTTGTGTCATGAGATCGCGGGGTTCTACCGTCTGCCTCAGGCTAGCGCGCCCAGGGTTGAACTGTTACTCACTCAAGAGGTGCTGGAGGCGATCGCCATCCCCGAATTGGCAGAAATGGTCGAGCTGGCGCGTGCGCCGCAGACATGGCTGGCCCAATTGATAGCCACCCATGGAGCGTTGTATCAGCCCTTGCAGGCGCCGAAAAAGGTTAAGGCCGATGTTTTCCAGCCCTTGATCGTGGCGGTCAATCTTGATGACGAAACGCCCCATGAGCTAAGCCGGGAAACGCTGGAAGAGTGGCGCCAGAATTTGAAGTCTTTGGCTATCCGCTTTCGCGATGGGCTTAATGAGTGCTGA
- the sulA gene encoding SOS-induced cell division inhibitor SulA: MQFPQTPLPAQLTLFEAFMAKPMTPVIKDVLDSPWSAEPEVFSELSLRGAAGNCLNLLAPMLRELSEQPDDRWLTLIAPPASLTQSWLRDAGLNRERILLLQPNGNKSTLQLTCEALRLGRSHTVVSWINPLNTAARQQLIGAARTGHGQSLNIRLG, encoded by the coding sequence ATGCAGTTCCCCCAAACACCGCTGCCAGCACAACTCACTCTGTTCGAGGCGTTCATGGCAAAACCAATGACCCCTGTGATCAAAGACGTGCTCGATTCACCCTGGAGCGCCGAACCTGAAGTATTCAGTGAATTGTCGCTGCGCGGTGCCGCCGGAAACTGCCTGAACCTGCTTGCTCCCATGCTGCGCGAACTGAGCGAACAACCGGACGACCGCTGGCTGACACTGATTGCACCACCCGCCAGCCTGACTCAAAGCTGGTTACGCGATGCGGGCCTGAACCGCGAACGTATTTTGCTGCTGCAGCCAAACGGTAATAAAAGCACGCTGCAACTCACCTGCGAAGCCCTGCGCCTGGGCCGAAGCCACACGGTAGTCAGCTGGATCAACCCGCTGAATACCGCTGCCCGCCAACAGTTGATTGGCGCGGCACGCACCGGTCATGGGCAAAGCTTGAATATCCGCCTGGGTTAA
- the lexA gene encoding transcriptional repressor LexA, translated as MLKLTPRQAEILAFIKRCLDDNGYPPTRAEIAQELGFKSPNAAEEHLKALARKGAIEMTPGASRGIRIPGFEAKSDESTLPIIGRVAAGAPILAQEHVEESCNINPTFFHPRADYLLRVQGMSMKDVGIFDGDLLAVHTCREARNGQIVVARIDDEVTVKRFKREGNKVWLIAENPDFAPIEVNLKDQELVIEGLSVGVIRR; from the coding sequence ATGCTAAAACTGACGCCACGCCAAGCTGAGATCCTGGCTTTCATCAAGCGATGCCTGGATGACAACGGATACCCGCCCACCCGTGCCGAGATCGCACAGGAGCTGGGCTTCAAATCACCGAACGCCGCCGAAGAGCATCTCAAGGCCCTTGCCCGCAAGGGTGCCATCGAGATGACTCCAGGAGCATCACGCGGCATTCGCATCCCCGGTTTCGAAGCCAAGTCCGACGAATCCACCCTGCCCATCATCGGCCGGGTTGCTGCCGGCGCCCCGATCCTGGCGCAGGAGCATGTCGAAGAGTCATGCAACATCAACCCGACCTTCTTCCATCCGCGCGCCGACTACCTGCTTCGGGTACAAGGCATGAGCATGAAAGACGTCGGCATCTTCGATGGTGACCTGCTTGCCGTTCATACCTGTCGCGAAGCCCGTAACGGCCAGATAGTCGTGGCCCGTATTGACGACGAAGTGACTGTAAAACGCTTCAAGCGTGAAGGTAACAAGGTCTGGCTAATCGCCGAGAACCCTGACTTCGCACCGATTGAAGTCAACCTCAAGGACCAGGAACTGGTCATTGAAGGCTTGAGTGTCGGCGTCATTCGCCGCTAA